The stretch of DNA TTCTGCTAGGTCTGGAAATGTAGCAAATCAGTATTTGGTGTCCTATCTTGAAAATTGTGCTGCAGCTGATTAGCATGTTCAGCAACATACTAGAGTCTCACAGCTTTCGGTACATCTGAAATAGTCCAGACAGTCATAAATTGACCCTGTTTGCTGTGGGCTTAACTGTGACAGTCACGTAGAAGCTGTTGTACAGTATCTTATCCCTGGAAGATGTAGGAAACAGCTGAGACTCACagttttatattaataatatttgtCTACAGCGAGATATGTTCAAGTAGACGAAATGACAGATCAATACTAACTAGCCTGATTCCTTATGTCCTGATACCTGTTTATACAATTTAGATTTTGCCTCTTAAGCTGTTTCTGTGCCAGTGAAATTCAAATTGGTATCTGTGTGCAGCTTGAACAGAAAAAGGAcataagtgggtttttttaccacTTCCTGAGCTAACTCTCATGTAGCCTCAAGTGGGTTAAAATGCTGAATCCTAGCCTGCGGCATCCTCTACTGAATAGAGTTCAGAGATTAGTTTTTGCAATATGCATATATCAGAGATATTCATGTATATCGGAATACTTGGAACAAACGTGACAGCTGCGCTGCTGTTTACTTCCACATCTTCATACTCTTTCAGCTTTCATCTGATCTCtattattctctttcttttgataCTAAGTGCATATAATGTGtctatgtatataaatatatgttcttttatatatatacatttttgaTACAGAGGAATTGTCACAGGAATATATACAACCAATTCTCCAGAGGCTTGCCACTACATTGCTCATGACAGCAAAACCAATATCATGGTTGTGGAAAATCAGAAACAATTGGAGAAGATAATGCAGGTACCAGGTGGCTGAATGGTTACTTAAAAACCATAATTTTCCCAGTTCTCAATGCTGAATTGGTCCCAAATACCATATGCACTATCTGTATTGTGAAACCTTTCACAGGAGTGTTCTTATTCAGAAATTTGGTATCTGGTGTTTAAGCTATTGGGTAACTTGCAACTCTGTTCTCTATAGTCTCGGTGGCTTGTGTCTAAGCAGTTCTGATTCTCTCCAGCTCAGAGTTCACTGGCAGATTCACTGCAGACTTGCCTATATGGGATCAAACCCCCACATTTTAATCCCATATTTATAACATCACCGCATGATTCTGTTTGGAAAAACACGTAACAATTGAATAGAAGAGATCAGGATGATGCAAGTTTATAAAGGCCTTCCATATAAATAATAAGGATGGTAGTGTTCAGAATTTCCTCTttcaaaatgtcatcttttcctgCTTCTATCATTAACGATTAAGGTCACTGGTTTAACTGCACTTTGATAGCATGGTGGTTGACATGAGAAACTTCAGTGAGAAAGGAGGAGGCTCTTTAAGTGAACAGCCACAATTTTGACAAAACTCTTTGGCAGGTTTGAGTGGGTTTCTGCAAGGGTGACAGATTGAAAAACCAACTTGAGGGAAAGATCCCTGTTGCATGACTgggaggaggagcacaggagcagagGGGAGCTCCCTGAGAAGGGCTTGTCTGTCAGTAAGACGTTGAGGGAGGCCTGTGGCTGGAGCTGAGTCATCAAACTTGCACCAGACTGCACTGTTTGCTGATGCAGGGGGGCTCTCCATATGGAGTTTTCTGCCAAAAACATGTACCTGCCAGAGAGAACACATCCGTGgatgtttttcaaattttttagCCATAACTGCTTTATCCAACTGAGGggtttttgaaactttttttctggaagaaccctaaactgaaataatatttcagtTACTTCTAATGGTATATACATAATGGCTACCATCAAGCCGCTGCCTTTGTGTTAGCACAGGTTGATCAGGTCAGTTCAGAATGTGATTAATTCAAAGGCACCTATGAGACACTGGGTCCCACCAAGTTCAGCGACATGAATGCTCTCTGCAGGCcgtgaaaagcagagaaagaactactgaaagcagcagccattgctgtctgcctgtaagcctgcagctttgtatttttatttatctttaaaaatgtgtgtattagcttcctttcctttttttctttaaggaggTAGAACGTTTTTTTAGCAGTTTAAcaacagcttttgctgttgttgtggGACTTCTGCTGTCTTTATTGGTAACCACTGCGGCTAGGGTCAGCTTCTAGCTTGACTTGGACTGTTCCTTGATGGGCCCTTTGGTGCATTATGAGTAAGGATGCAGAGGAGCCATTtctgatatacatatatatatatgcacacgtatatatgtattttttttttaatcttttgactGAAACTGGATTTTCTAGAGCACATGGTGTAGTGTCTCCTTCACACCTCTTCTTTTTTTGAGCCAGTTCGTTGTGAGTTTAGGGGAGAATATTTGAGGGTGGAGGGAAACAGGAGGTTTCTTGTGACTGTCAAGCCATTACAGTGTTGGCAGTATTTTAGTGGAACACCCTCCCGCCCCCAAGATATgaataatagatttattttttttttttaaatccgaCAGATCTGGAATCGCTTGCCGTACTTGAAAGCTGTTGTGCTATATAAGGACTCCATTCCAGAGAGACACCCGAATTTGTATATGGTATGTGAATGCTACAACAGTTATAATTCACGAGGTATTATTTATTTGATGAATTTCTACTGTGTTTAATCTGTGAAGTGTCTACCATTTAGAATGCATTGCTGTGTTCCAGCAAACACGTTCAAAAGCTTCATCagcttttctgtttaatttacCTATAACTTGATGTTTGATACTTGACATTTAAAATTAGACCTGCCTTGCTGAACTGCCTGTCTTGTGTCTTCCTGGATTTTTACTTGACTGGATTAACAAAATGCTTATAGGCTTCAGGTGGGAATGTGTACTCTCAAACcgttaaaaataaaagtctttcaCTGGTGATAGTGAAAACTTCAGTTGTGGTTAGTTACATTGGATCCAAGAACATGAAAATGCCTGTACTTTTACAGATTATAGTTGTGTTTGGTTTGCACCAGATACTTCTCGTGACAGGCAACAggtgaagaaaaataactatgCACTACACAGAGGAGCACATTTGCTTAGTATATGTAGAATCTTTGTATCGCATGGTAAAAATGGGACAAAGCCAGGATCAGAAATTTCTGAGTGGTAGAAGTACAGCCTTTAATTTAAGAAATATGAGGACTGTAAGCAGAACAGATTTTTGTAAATGTGTTACtccaatatatttaaaaaatataattggaAGAATACAAGAATacaaaaagcagagttttaagTGGGCTACAGATTATCAGATTCTGGGCTGAAAAATTTccacttggggggaaaaaaaaagatattaatgaaGAGTGAACAgtgtagaaatattttaaaatatttgcagttttgaTAATCTGAGGGGTTACTAGGTACACAAGAGAAAAtcttctgtgcttgttttaatTATAGCTTCTTTTGCTGTGTTGAATAACATTACTGTTAATAATAAGCAGTTACGGTTACAATACTGTATGTACTGATATAGCATATGCCTTGGATCTCAGTACAATAAAAAGATTATTACAAAGATGGTCTTCGTATTTATATTTCTTAGTAAAAGGAATAAGTGCTGGCAATTAATTCTGGAACAACGTTCAGTTGCTGAAACCTAAATGCCTGAGAATTGATATATTTGAAAACACCCCTTTTCAGGTGTCATGTTGGACACGTTTTCTCAATGGAGGAGTGTAGCTGCGAGAGTGTCTGACAGCTGCCATAGTTTGTTGTCTAAAGGAAAAACCAGAGATCAAACCACCAAAGGCAGAAATGATTGTTTATTAGGTTTGATGTAAAGCAAACCGCCCAAACCACATGGCATTTGATAAAAGGGAATTGTGTTGCAAGTTGACAGCTAATACGTAATGAGCAGTTGCTGCAGAAAGGGCAGAGCCCTAGTTTGTTGGTCAGTGCCTGTTTCCAGAAGGCAAATGTGAAGTCAgtagtgtgtgtgtctgtttgtttGTACCTTTCACACTCTGTGGAACGGGAACACTGTCTGTTGCAGGTACTGTTCAGTAAACAAAGCCTAGGCAACAGATTCACAGTGGTTAACACATTCTAGTATGAGAATTCATTAAGGTCAGGAAAACAGGAACAACTGCTAAGTCACGTAGAAACAATTACATCCTTGACACCTCCAGACTTTCCAGGAGCTAGGGAAACTGATGCAGCCACATGCTGTGGGAAGGGATGTGAGAAATCCTCTGCTTGCTACAGAGCTGTGCATTGCACTGCCTCTCTTTTCAGAGATGTGGtttgtttgaagaaaatataaaactggTGATTGGTAATTAGAAGAATCCTTAGAACAGCCTTGCCACCCAAAAAAGAGGAAATCTAGGTGCCTCAGAGGATAACTACTGTAACCTTAGTAGCACACTGGTCTGAAGGAAACACTGAATTCCCCCTCAAGCACAGACTCTCCTTTTTTACCTCTGCTGTCCTTCGCATCCTCCCATTTACTGCTATGTGGTCCTGGATATATCCCCAAGAAATCATTGAAGAATGGAGGTGGTGCATCTTGCATTTGAATAACACAATTCTGTAGCACAGTATCAATCATCTGATTCCAATGGGAAACTGACAGTTTGGTTAttgactttcttaaaaaaaaaaaatgttatacttGAGTCTTCAGTTAGCATTAAAGTCAATGGTACACATAGCAGCACATCAGGTGCATGCAATAGAAGTGTCTGGGAGCAGCCAGTATAACAGAGGATCAGGTTCAGCATTCTTCTGGGCCAATTTGTGCGGCACAAAAGTCCAGCATCATCAAAGGTTTAGCTCATTCTAGATTGAGCCAAATTTGAATGGAAGTTGTGACCAGCCTCATAGGCTCTGTTTGCTATAAAATAGCAGATAATTTGGGCAAACATTCACACATCTAGATGATGATGCTTTTGCAAAGCAGCTTTCATCCAATTGCTTTATATTTGTATAGAGGAGACGGAATTATAGATAGAATGCACAAGTATACTCTTACTTAAAAACAGTACATCCAGATTCCTTTAAATAAGACTCAGAATCATTCTAACAGCGTGACATAGTAACGGAATTTTAGCCTCTATGACTTGTCTGTAGTATCCGTCTTGGAGGAGGAATAGTGTTACCATTTCCTTCTTAGATCCTGAAAAGACACATGGCAGCACAATTTTAGATAGCCTATTTGCAATTAACACTTAAAGTTCTAAGCTAGTCCTATCCTATTTCTTACACAGGCAAGACCTGGCAAAACTTGCCTTGGCAACATGTTCAGAGCAAGGCACTgaattcttctgctgtttttgtAGTGCATCTTTCCCACTTGTAAGAAGCCATTTGATGTCCCGTGTTTTCTGTTACATGTTCTAGATGGAAGAGTTCCTGGAGTTGGGAGATGACATACCTGATGCTACTTTGGATTACATTATTAACTCCCAAAAGCCGAATCAGTGCTGTGTACTGATATACACATCCGGAACAACTGGGAAGCCAAAAGGAGCCATGCTGAGTCATGACAATGTATGTACTTTAGGCTCCTCCTTTAGCATAGAAATAGCAAAGTATGAGGATGTTTATGCCTGTGTTTTGAAATGGCTGGTACGTACGGGAGCCTTGAAAtccttttgcttttgaaacaTGGGTAGTGTACTAGAAAGCAATATCCAAAATGTAGTCGGTTGTTTCTGGTAAGTATAAGCACGGTAGAGAATGAAACTCCATTCAGACAGGCACTTCACCAGGTTGAACAGTTCatgagtatttcttttttttattcactggTTTTCTTGTGAGATATAATgcatattttcataaaaataattcacagaTTGCCATAAAGTCTCTCAGGTGATGTCAcaggtcattttaaaaaaattaatcgtATGTATCAGCCAACCACTATCAAAACTGCCTGATAGACTACTTttgcaaattttattaaaatagggGTggatgtgtgtgcgtgtgtgtattttttggtttttgtttttttgtttttttttttttttttttttttttttactttggcatTGTTATATTCCTAGACTTGTGTTCCTACATCTGTCACTGGAGGATAATACAACTCTAGTGCATAGTCCTGGTACTTAAAATAGCCTTACCTGCATTGTTTAGAACAGAAATTTTTCCAGTGATAGAGAAAAGCAAAGTCATTTGCAAAAAAGGACTTTCCTCAGAGGTCTGCTAGCAAAGATCTGGACTGTagttgttttgggggtttataaatttaattttttttttaaggtggctGAGCGGGAGTGGAAAGTGGTGAGGAGCCTTTCTGAACACATAGGCAACTTGTGAAAAGGCTGGTCTAAGTTGTGGCCTCTCCTCTTAAAATAATGCAGAAGCTATTGCAGACATGCACGTTGTGAGGAGCAATTCACCCAAATGCAGGGAATCGGTACAGTAGTCTCTGGAAGCAGAACATAGTGGACTTGTTAGACAAAAAGACGGATCTGACATTGCAAATCCTATGCTCTTCCATCTCAAAGGAGTCTGGTGTCATTTCCATGTTAGCTGCCAAACTATTCCTGGCTGCTGATCACAAACAGGCTATTTTTATGTTGACTAACAGTGGAAAACATGCCTTGCCTGTAACCGTGCTGCTACCTTCTTTAGTCAAAAGATGTTTGCCACTGTCCATGTGCAAAACCAATGCTGAGTCAGTCATATATGCACCCACACAGATCTGCTGTGTGTGCCTGCGTGCTGTGAGGCTTGGATAAGGAGGATAAGCAATCAATGTAGCCACATCTCAAAGACATCCCATTCTGCCTGCTGTGTAATACAGTCTCCCATAGCCGCTTATCTAATGCTGCCATCTAAACTTAGAGTGGCCAGCCTTGACAGCATGCTGCTCCTTAAAAACCTCTCTTGAGAATTTGTATTTCCTTAGACCAAATGTGTCCTCGTACCTTCtagtttattaaaaagaaaaggagctgtCAGGAACATACTGTGATAAGAAGTATTGTATGTAATTTGTATCTCTTCCCTACCATCTTGAATAATCTCATTTCTGTGTCCAGCCCTACCCATTTTAGATTACAGACTCCTCTGAGaaagagctgtttcttttttgtatgttttgttttgtggtggtggttttttttgctgtgcacGTATATCTTCTGCCCTCCCATACCATCACATATATTTGTGAGTCTTCCATATGCTGTGTTCTGATAATGAAGATATGCATATTTAGCATCCTTGAACTGCATCTTCTGAGATCAGTCTGCTATGTTGTCAAAGATTGCAATGTCTTCAGCAATTTCTGTGAGCACAGATTTTTCATAGTTACACTAGCACAGCATGAGGATCCTTAAAAACTCACCATGCctaatgtgttttattttttatttgaacagATAACTTGGACATCAGCACattgcagcagagcaggagataTGCAACCTGCGGAGGTCCAGCAGGAGTCTATAGTCAGTTATCTCCCACTCAGCCACATAGCTGCACAGATATATGACCTGTGGACTGGAATCAAATGGGGAGAGCAAGTTTACTTTGCTGAGCCAGATGCTCTGAAGGTATCTGCCTTGTATTGCACCTAATTAAGCTTGCACTTCTTCCTTTTAGAACACATCCTAAGGAGAGAATATCTCTCTGAAGGAGAGAATATCACCTCTTTGAAGAGGTGCAGAAGATGAAGATTGAGACCCCATTATtgtaagaattaaattaaaatatataatccaGATCCATAAGATTCTAATAAAGCAGAAGAATATGTATCCAAAGCAAAAGAAGTATAAGCAATTTTTGGAGGAAAGGGAGGCAGAAGGAACTAAACCActggtgtgttttccttcttgtatACATACCTTCCCCGATGTGTCAGAGCTGGCACGTGTTAGTGCATGTGTCTGACTGAAGTAGGTTCAGGAGTCCTTCTTTATATCCTACATGTTTAGTGATGTTCTACATGTTAGCGTTGCAAGATGCAGGCTTCATCAACAAACCTCTTTATCACTGCTCTGGACCCTTTGCAATGTTTTGAAATGATGTAATGATTTTAACAGGGCAGCTTGATTGACACGCTAAAAGAAGTGCAGCCAACATCTCACATGGGAGTTCCCAGAGTATGGGAGAAAATTATGGAGAAATTAAAGGATGCTTCTGCTCAGTCAGgatttatgaagaagaaaatccTGTCGTGGGCTATGTCACTTAGTTTAGAGAGAAACCTAAACTGCTCAAGCAGGTATGTATTATAATGAGTGAGATTTCCATCACCCTGAAAGTAGGTATCTGCTTGTAATAAACTATTAAGCATCAGTGAGACTCTTCAATATAAATGGGTAAAATTTGGCCTGGCATTACAACAAATGTAATGCAAGAGGGAGGGTGTAGTTATCAATTACAGTGGCTGATTTTAAACACAGGTGGCTGTTAAAAAAGTGTCCCTCCATCCTCCCTGAGAACATACTCCCCCTAACACGTCCTCCAGCTCTGTGCCTTCCGTGAATTGAACTGGTTAATTTGCAGCTGGGAGAGTTCCTGATGCAGTGCACCATGTGACTGTGCAAGCGCTAGTTGCTGGTGTGAGGAAAGGGCATGAATTCAGAGGAGGTGTATGAGAGCAGGGGAATTTTAGGGGGCAGCCCAGACAGGCTGGCTCATGACAGTTTGGGGTATGCACCATGTGAGTAATAACAGCTCATCTGCACACAGAAGCTCAGCAACACCCCCCATGAGTTCTCTGAGCTTTAAGTACATTCTCTCTGTTCTGAATAACATTGGTGTTTTCCTCCATAAGATTACCCATATAAAGAACGTCGTATAAATTCAAATATTAACTAATTCACAATTCTTTCCTGCTCCAAAGTTCTTGAAAGCGTGGCACAATGAAGGGTGAAATTGCTTATAGAAAATGGTATTCCAAAAGATCGTTCAGTGATACTGCTTTGCTCGTCGGATCGTTCAGCTTCTTAGATAGGTCCTCCAAATTTCAGATTTTAGTGGTATACGTTCTCAGAGACACATTTAACTCCTACAGAATCAGGAATACATGAGCTTTGTTTTATACAACATGTTTTTATAGATTCTTTATGTATTGTCAGTATTCACATGCCTCAGGAATTGGGAGTTCACTAGCAATGAAAGAcactgaataaatgaaaaaaggacAAATATGTAACCTGTTCTTACTGATGTAACTTTTGTCAACACCTAAAACCAAATGGCAAATACATCTCTGAACAAAATTTgtgtctgatttttgttttggaagtTTCATAGGTTGCTCTGGCTTACTGTCTCcctctcttctgtcttttgtACTCAGCAGTGATTTAAAGCAATTCTGGACAAGGTTAGCAGACTACTTAGTGCTTGCAAAAATACGCAATGCACTGGGTTTTTCTTCCTGTCAGAAGCACTTTTCTGGTGCTGCTCCTCTCAATAcagaaacactgtatttcttcttgGGTCTGAACATCACCCTGTATGAGGCCTATGGGATGAGTGAGACCACAGGCCCACATTGCCTATCTGGGCCCTATATTTACAGGCAGCACAGGTaactttactacttttttttttttttttaaatggtatatTTCATTATATCTATGAGAATAGTTTTTACTAAGTTCAGCAAAGATCTTATcgcttattttattttctctcaatGCTTTGCCAATCTATTGTGACTTTGGGAGGCAAAATAACTTCCAGATCAGAAGCTGAACACATGCCTCCATAGCATGCCACGCCAAGAGCACTGAAAGTGATCTACAGCATTATATGTAGAACACGGTTACTAAATCTGATGTATATCCtagccctggcccagggtgggATAGATTCCAAATGCAAAACCTCAAATACAAAAGTGGTTTTATGCCTGAAGatacagaggggggaaaaaaccaggaAGTGCGGGGCAAGATAGACAGCTGGAAAGTGCTTAGATACTCTAACATATCTGCCTCGGTGAATTTGTATTCCATAGCTTTCGAACAGTTACAGCAGGGTGTTGTTTACAGTCACTAATATTTTGATAGTTCAGGGATTTAGCATGTTAGATGTCTTATCAGTATTATGTTTACTATTTCCGTGCtcctggtgttttttttcctgctgttttccaaTAGCTGTGGTAAACCAGTACCTGGCTGCAAAGTGAAATTGGTGGACGAAGATACAGAAGGCAACGGAGAAATCTGTTTCTGGGGAAGGACTGTTTTCATGGGGTATTTAAATatggaagacaaaacaaaagaagcctTTGATGAGGATGGGTGGCTGCATTCTGGAGATTTAGGAAAACTAGACAAGGATGGCTTTCTCTATGTCACTGGAAGGATTAAAGGTAATAAGCAAAATCTTGCTTCATGTTTGTGGTAACTGTTCAGCACTGTTCAGTCACATGTCAGATGTGGCCCATCTAATTAAGTGTCTTTCCTCTAATGCCAGCAGCATTGGCCTAGTAGGAAGGTAAAATAAACTTTCCTATGAGGAAACCATGGTGTGTCCTATTTGGGAAAGGTTTCCCTCTGGTCTGCAATAGGTGGACTTGATTCAGTTCCTACAGTGTGGCTTTTTATCTCTCAGACCTTTATTCAGTATTACAGTTAATAATATGAACTAATAATGCAGGTTTAATGTGTCGTCTTTGATTCTGATGGTTCATTAAGCTGTCTGGTCTCCCTTTGAATCTTACTAAATTGTCTTAATTGCACATTAGAATGCTTAGACAGTGACAAGAGACAGTCCTCTGTTATATAAAAGTTGTTGCTGTTGGTCAGAGCTAGGTTCCTCTGGTGCCTTAGGTGACGTGTTTGCAGAGACTAGTGTTGAAGCTTTAGAGCAGAAGGGAAAGTTAAAGCAGGTATTACGACAGGACATAGCTTGAAGTCTCATGTGAGTAAGACTGGTTACTTGCTTACTTAGAAGCTTTTTTTCATGATACATATTCAGAGCGGCTTGGTCACAGTTGAGATGTAACTGAGGAATATTTAATAGTTGAGTAACTATCATCTTAGAACATATGATGAATCACTAGGGAGATAACACAGATGAGTGACTATGTCATAGGATGACATAGTGTCCTGTTAGGAATCAGGACTTAAGTAAATACTATTAATAGCCCCCACCAAATGCAGCTATCTTGatttttaacttgctttcttACCTGATTCATTTTCCTTTAGCATAGCAGTTAGCAACTCCTAGTCTCTCATTCTGTCATAACACTTGTGTTTCGCTTACATCTTCCTTGATTGCTGAACTGATAGCAATTACTATAAATTACAAGACAGGTACACCATCTGGGATAAAATAACTGTCTGTCTAGTTTCAATGAAGTTTTAAAACCGAGTCCAAATAAGGTAAAACCTAATAGAAGGTAGTAAAGAAGCTTTTATTCTACTGACTGAAACAGGACTTCCTTTGGTTCTGTGGGTCTTGTGAGTTTTAGGACTCCTTAGCTGCAAAGCACAAAGATGTAGCTAGGGAAGTCTGTACAGGGGCAGTATTGGTAGAGGTGTGGAAAAAGTTGTTACAATTATTACAGTTGTCTGGATCAGCTGGGAAAAAGCTGACATCTCAGACAGTGAAAAACGAAGTTCCGGGGAGATTGATCTAAGACAAAGACAGGACTAAGGCAAAAGGATGgtggaatgaaaggaaaaaatagaccTAGACAAGTTTGGATACACAGCTAACTTTGGTATGTATCTGTGGTTTGACAAAAGTCTCTCGTTCTGTAAATCCTACTTGTGCTTCCTCAAATGTGTGCAGTGTGTTGATtagcaagagaaataatttttataggtAGGAGATCGATGCCTATTCCATACCAGAATGTTGGGTATAGACTGGAAGTTATTTCTCATCATAGTTCTCATGGAGCAGTAGAGACAGTAGGACCCAAACCTGTGACTGCTAAAAGGATGCTATATTCCCTTGACTGCATCTAAATTCTTCAAGTTTATCGCTGACAGGGATCAGGTACCAACCCAATCCTTAGTGCACACAATCAACTGCATTATTACGCAAAGGAGTGATATTCCATTTGTCTGCATTGTTTGTTGAAGCATGTTCTGAAATGCCGCAAAGACTATTATTTGAGGACAGTGAGAAGTGACCACTGTAATGAAAGCAAAGAGTTGGAATTTACTTAGATATTACTCAAATTCCAATGAATATATGTATTATACTTCAGAACAAATGCATTCAAATGATAGTGCACGTTTCTTTATCAACAGAATAAGGTATCACTGCCATTGTTTACAAAtccttaaaaatattacaattcCAGTCTGTCATTATACTCCCCTCTTGTCAGAAGTAGGGCAGGAATCACGACTTCCACTACAGACTTCCTCTCTTGGATCTTTACTTCCTCCTCAcgctccttttccttctttccgtGTTGCTTTTATGGAGCCTTCCTGCAGTAGTAACTTGTTTTTGTCTGACCCCTCTTGGTGGCTTTAAGAATTAGTTTTAATCATGATAACAATGAACTTGCTTTTTGTTGAGATAGCAACAGTAAAATAGAGAGTGAATCCTATGCTAATTTGGAAGAGATGATTGCTCACAGAAAAATTCCAGATTATGCAACAGTGCC from Chroicocephalus ridibundus chromosome 9, bChrRid1.1, whole genome shotgun sequence encodes:
- the ACSBG1 gene encoding long-chain-fatty-acid--CoA ligase ACSBG1 isoform X4, which codes for MKMDAQTVCRDLLPHLEETQDEGIEAAESLWTSVADGRVRLRIDNSCPQTPITVHQMFKESLEKYGSLNALASKKNGKWEKITFSEYYCLSRKAAKSFLKLGLERFHSVAILGFNSPEWFISAVGAVFAGGIVTGIYTTNSPEACHYIAHDSKTNIMVVENQKQLEKIMQIWNRLPYLKAVVLYKDSIPERHPNLYMMEEFLELGDDIPDATLDYIINSQKPNQCCVLIYTSGTTGKPKGAMLSHDNITWTSAHCSRAGDMQPAEVQQESIVSYLPLSHIAAQIYDLWTGIKWGEQVYFAEPDALKGSLIDTLKEVQPTSHMGVPRVWEKIMEKLKDASAQSGFMKKKILSWAMSLSLERNLNCSSSSDLKQFWTRLADYLVLAKIRNALGFSSCQKHFSGAAPLNTETLYFFLGLNITLYEAYGMSETTGPHCLSGPYIYRQHSCGKPVPGCKVKLVDEDTEGNGEICFWGRTVFMGYLNMEDKTKEAFDEDGWLHSGDLGKLDKDGFLYVTGRIKDLIITAGGENVPPIPIEDAVKKELPIISNAMVIGDKKKFLSMLLTLKSVLDPDTSDPTDILTEQARDFCQKIGSKATKVSEIVATRDQAIYQAIQEGINKVNMNATNRVHCIQKWIVLPRDFSISGGELGPTMKLKRLTVLEKYRNEVDSFYEE